One segment of Prionailurus bengalensis isolate Pbe53 chromosome E3, Fcat_Pben_1.1_paternal_pri, whole genome shotgun sequence DNA contains the following:
- the UMOD gene encoding uromodulin isoform X2, whose protein sequence is MGRLSSLTLMRMVVVVTSWVITAVTIETSEARSCSECHSNATCMEDGVATTCSCQVGFTGDGLTCVDLDECAISGAHNCSEDSICVNMLGSYLCTCPDGFRLMPGLGCTDVDECAEPGLSRCHALATCVNHKGNYSCVCPAGYWGDGWHCECSPGSCGPGLDCVPEGDTLVCVDPCQAHHILDEYWRSSEYGAGYTCDSGLSGWYRFVGQGGVRLAETCVPVLSCNTAAPMWLNGTHPSSDEGIVSRTTCAHWRGHCCLWDAPVQVKACAGYYVYNLTAPPECYLAYCTDPSSVLGTCEECSIDEDCKMDDGTWSCQCKQDFNITDLSHLERRLECGANNIKVSLSKCQLKNLGFEKVFMYLRDSQCSGFIERGDRDWISVVTPARDGPCGTVMTRNETHATYSNTLYLADEIIIRDLNININFACSYPLDMKVSLKTSLQPMVSTLNISVGGTGMFTVRMALFQSPAYTQPYQGSSVTLATEAFLYVGTMLDGGDLSRFALLMTNCYATPSGNATDPLRYFIIQDRYFMCLNHYF, encoded by the exons ATGGGGCGGCTTTCTTCTCTGACCCTGATGCGGATGGTAGTGGTGGTAACCTCTTGGGTCATAACAGCTGTCACCATTGAGACCTCAGAAGcaa GAAGCTGCTCTGAATGTCACAGCAATGCCACCTGCATGGAGGATGGGGTTGCCACAACCTGCTCCTGCCAGGTGGGTTTCACCGGCGACGGCCTTACGTGCGTGGACCTGGATGAATGTGCCATTTCTGGGGCACACAACTGCTCTGAGGACAGCATCTGTGTGAACATGCTGGGCTCCTACTTGTGCACCTGCCCTGATGGCTTCCGCCTGATGCCTGGGCTGGGTTGCACCGACGTGGACGAGTGTGCTGAGCCGGGACTCAGCCGCTGCCACGCCCTGGCCACCTGCGTCAACCACAAAGGCAACTACTCATGCGTGTGCCCCGCTGGCTACTGGGGTGATGGGTGGCACTGTGAGTGTTCCCCAGGCTCCTGCGGGCCAGGACTGGACTGCGTGCCTGAGGGTGACACGCTTGTGTGCGTAGACCCATGCCAGGCGCACCACATCCTGGATGAGTACTGGCGCAGCTCTGAGTACGGGGCAGGCTACACCTGTGACTCAGGCCTGAGCGGCTGGTACCGCTTTGTGGGGCAGGGCGGCGTGCGCCTGGCCGAGACCTGCGTGCCGGTCCTGAGCTGCAATACGGCTGCGCCCATGTGGCTCAACGGCACGCACCCGTCCAGTGATGAGGGCATCGTGAGCCGCACGACCTGCGCCCACTGGAGGGGCCACTGCTGCCTGTGGGACGCACCTGTGCAAGTGAAGGCCTGTGCCGGCTACTACGTCTACAACCTGACCGCGCCCCCCGAGTGCTATCTGGCCTACTGCACAG ACCCAAGCTCTGTGTTGGGGACGTGTGAGGAGTGCAGTATAGACGAGGACTGCAAAATGGATGATGGCACATGGAGCTGCCAGTGCAAACAGGACTTCAACATCACTG ATCTCTCCCACCTGGAGCGCAGGCTGGAGTGTGGGGCCAATAACATCAAGGTGTCCCTGAGCAAGTGCCAGCTGAAGAACCTGGGCTTTGAGAAAGTTTTCATGTACCTGCGTGACAGCCAGTGCTCAGGCTTCATTGAGAGGGGAGACCGGGACTGGATATCTGTGGTGACCCCAGCCAGGGATGGCCCCTGTGGGACAGTGATGACG AGGAATGAAACCCATGCCACGTACAGCAACACCCTCTACCTGGCAGATGAGATCATCATCCGTGACCTCAACATCAACATCAACTTTGCATGCTCCTACCCCCTGGACATGAAAGTCAGCTTGAAGACCTCCCTGCAGCCAATGGTCAG CACCCTAAACATCAGCGTGGGTGGGACAGGCATGTTCACCGTGCGGATGGCACTCTTCCAGAGCCCTGCCTACACACAGCCCTACCAAGGCTCCTCCGTGACCCTGGCCACAGAGGCCTTTCTTTACGTGGGCACCATGCTGGATGGGGGTGACTTGTCCCGGTTTGCACTGCTGATGACCAACTGCTATGCCACACCCAGCGGCAATGCCACAGACCCCTTGAGGTACTTCATCATCCAGGACAG GTACTTTATGTGTTTAAAccattatttttga
- the UMOD gene encoding uromodulin isoform X1, giving the protein MGRLSSLTLMRMVVVVTSWVITAVTIETSEARSCSECHSNATCMEDGVATTCSCQVGFTGDGLTCVDLDECAISGAHNCSEDSICVNMLGSYLCTCPDGFRLMPGLGCTDVDECAEPGLSRCHALATCVNHKGNYSCVCPAGYWGDGWHCECSPGSCGPGLDCVPEGDTLVCVDPCQAHHILDEYWRSSEYGAGYTCDSGLSGWYRFVGQGGVRLAETCVPVLSCNTAAPMWLNGTHPSSDEGIVSRTTCAHWRGHCCLWDAPVQVKACAGYYVYNLTAPPECYLAYCTDPSSVLGTCEECSIDEDCKMDDGTWSCQCKQDFNITDLSHLERRLECGANNIKVSLSKCQLKNLGFEKVFMYLRDSQCSGFIERGDRDWISVVTPARDGPCGTVMTRNETHATYSNTLYLADEIIIRDLNININFACSYPLDMKVSLKTSLQPMVSTLNISVGGTGMFTVRMALFQSPAYTQPYQGSSVTLATEAFLYVGTMLDGGDLSRFALLMTNCYATPSGNATDPLRYFIIQDRCPRTKDSTIQVVENGESPQGRFSVQMFRFAGNYDLVYLHCEVYLCDTVNEKCKPTCSGTRFRSGGIIDQTHVLNLGPITRKNVQAVVSRAASSSLGFLKVWLPLLLLASLTLMSQ; this is encoded by the exons ATGGGGCGGCTTTCTTCTCTGACCCTGATGCGGATGGTAGTGGTGGTAACCTCTTGGGTCATAACAGCTGTCACCATTGAGACCTCAGAAGcaa GAAGCTGCTCTGAATGTCACAGCAATGCCACCTGCATGGAGGATGGGGTTGCCACAACCTGCTCCTGCCAGGTGGGTTTCACCGGCGACGGCCTTACGTGCGTGGACCTGGATGAATGTGCCATTTCTGGGGCACACAACTGCTCTGAGGACAGCATCTGTGTGAACATGCTGGGCTCCTACTTGTGCACCTGCCCTGATGGCTTCCGCCTGATGCCTGGGCTGGGTTGCACCGACGTGGACGAGTGTGCTGAGCCGGGACTCAGCCGCTGCCACGCCCTGGCCACCTGCGTCAACCACAAAGGCAACTACTCATGCGTGTGCCCCGCTGGCTACTGGGGTGATGGGTGGCACTGTGAGTGTTCCCCAGGCTCCTGCGGGCCAGGACTGGACTGCGTGCCTGAGGGTGACACGCTTGTGTGCGTAGACCCATGCCAGGCGCACCACATCCTGGATGAGTACTGGCGCAGCTCTGAGTACGGGGCAGGCTACACCTGTGACTCAGGCCTGAGCGGCTGGTACCGCTTTGTGGGGCAGGGCGGCGTGCGCCTGGCCGAGACCTGCGTGCCGGTCCTGAGCTGCAATACGGCTGCGCCCATGTGGCTCAACGGCACGCACCCGTCCAGTGATGAGGGCATCGTGAGCCGCACGACCTGCGCCCACTGGAGGGGCCACTGCTGCCTGTGGGACGCACCTGTGCAAGTGAAGGCCTGTGCCGGCTACTACGTCTACAACCTGACCGCGCCCCCCGAGTGCTATCTGGCCTACTGCACAG ACCCAAGCTCTGTGTTGGGGACGTGTGAGGAGTGCAGTATAGACGAGGACTGCAAAATGGATGATGGCACATGGAGCTGCCAGTGCAAACAGGACTTCAACATCACTG ATCTCTCCCACCTGGAGCGCAGGCTGGAGTGTGGGGCCAATAACATCAAGGTGTCCCTGAGCAAGTGCCAGCTGAAGAACCTGGGCTTTGAGAAAGTTTTCATGTACCTGCGTGACAGCCAGTGCTCAGGCTTCATTGAGAGGGGAGACCGGGACTGGATATCTGTGGTGACCCCAGCCAGGGATGGCCCCTGTGGGACAGTGATGACG AGGAATGAAACCCATGCCACGTACAGCAACACCCTCTACCTGGCAGATGAGATCATCATCCGTGACCTCAACATCAACATCAACTTTGCATGCTCCTACCCCCTGGACATGAAAGTCAGCTTGAAGACCTCCCTGCAGCCAATGGTCAG CACCCTAAACATCAGCGTGGGTGGGACAGGCATGTTCACCGTGCGGATGGCACTCTTCCAGAGCCCTGCCTACACACAGCCCTACCAAGGCTCCTCCGTGACCCTGGCCACAGAGGCCTTTCTTTACGTGGGCACCATGCTGGATGGGGGTGACTTGTCCCGGTTTGCACTGCTGATGACCAACTGCTATGCCACACCCAGCGGCAATGCCACAGACCCCTTGAGGTACTTCATCATCCAGGACAG ATGTCCACGCACTAAGGACTCAACCATCCAGGTGGTGGAGAATGGGGAGTCCCCTCAGGGCCGATTTTCTGTCCAGATGTTCCGTTTTGCTGGGAACTACGACCTGGTCTATCTGCACTGTGAAGTCTATCTGTGCGACACTGTTAATGAAAAATGCAAACCT ACCTGCTCTGGGACCAGATTCCGCAGTGGGGGCATCATAGACCAAACCCATGTCCTGAACCTGGGTCCCATCACACGGAAAA ATGTCCAGGCCGTAGTCTCAAGGGCTGCTTCCAGCAGCCTGG GGTTCCTGAAGGTCTGGCTGCCTCTGCTTCTGTTGGCCTCCTTGACCCTGATGTCTCAGTGA